AAGGAGCAGTAGATATTTTAGAACGCCTTAGTGTGAATAAGTTGACCTTTGGCACGGAAGAGGTCTTAGATTATCAATACTTTTCACAGATTTATGGGGATAATCGACAGAAAATGGTGGACTACATACAAGATTTGCCAGATGATTTGTCTTATCCACAGAAAACGCAGAAAATGTGGGAAAAGTTTGCTGGTGTGAAATTCACAGGCAATACACCCAATCATATTTTAGGGCTTTCTTATGCCAAAGCTTGCGTGAATAAGGCTATCGAGCTTCTCCCAATCAAACGTCAGGGAGCTGGTTATCATTCACAAGAAGAAAATTTAAAATACGCCTCTGCTACGGCTCTTAGAGAGCGTCTTAATTGTCCAGATTTTTTGGAGAAATTTACCCCGGCTCATGAACTGCTGATTCAGTCTCCCAAAGTGACCTGGTCAGCACTCTATCCTTTGCTGCGTTACCAGATTATCAGTCATCCCGATTTGACGAGTTTTTATCAGGTTAATCAAGAACTTGCGGTGCGCTTGCAGGAAGCAGTGAAAACCAGTTATAGCGTAGAGGAGTTGGTCGAACAAGTCGCAACCAAGCGATATACGAAAGCACGAATCAGACGAATTCTGACTTATATTTTGGTCGGTGCAAGAAATGATCAGTTGCCTAGCGGTATTCATATCTTGGGCTTTACTCAAGCAGGTCGAGAACATCTTAAAAAGATGAAAGGGAAAACAGACTTCATCAGTCGCATCGGTCAAGAACCATGGGATTCCTTAACCCAGCGAGCTGATTGTATTTATCAGCTAGGGAACGCCCAACTAGAGGAGCAGAATTTTGGGAAAATCCCGATAATAGTAGATTGATACAAAATTATTTTATAGAGCTAGACATTGTCAATAATTTGCTAGTGAAATTCAACCTGACTTGTGATATAATAAGAAAGATTGAAAAAGTGAAAATCTAAAGGAGAATATCCAATGGGACGTAAATGGGCCAATATTGTGGCAAAAAAGACTGCCAAAGATGGTGCAAACTCAAAGGTTTATGCTAAATTTGGTGTTGAAATCTATGTAGCAGCTAAAAAAGGAGAGCCAGATCCAGAATCGAACTCAGCTTTGAAATTTGTTATTGAACGTGCGAAACAAGCGCAAGTGCCAAAGCATGTCATTGACAAAGCACTGGATAAGGCAAAAGGAAACACAGACGAAACCTTTACAGAGGGGCGTTATGAAGGGTTTGGACCAAATGGTTCTATGCTCATCGTTGATACACTAACTTCAAATGTCAACCGTACGGCAGCCAATGTTCGCTCTGCCTTTGGTAAAAACGGTGGAAATATGGGAGCAAGTGGCTCAGTTTCTTATATGTTTGATAATAAAGGTGTGATTGTGTTTGCAGGAGACGATGCAGACAGTGTTTTTGAACAACTGTTAGAAGCAGATGTAGACGTAGATGATGTAGAAGCAGAAGATGGAAGCATTACAGTTTATACAGCACCAACAGATTTGCACAAGGCCTTGACTGCTCTCCGTGAATCTGGTGTAGAAGAATTCCAAGTCACCGAATTGGAAATGATTCCGCAATCTGATGTGACCTTATCAGGTGAAGACTTAGAAACATTTGAAAAGTTGTATGCTGTTTTGGAAGATGACGAAGATGTCCAAAAAATTTATACAAATGTAGAAGGATTTTAATAGTGAAGAAAGAGGTGGTGGGACAGAAATAAATATTTTTAATTTTTACTTCTGTCCTACCACCGCAGGGTTGCTTAGATACTCTTCTGAGCTTAAAAAGCAAATGAAGAGTCCGACAGCTACTGCGTCAAGAGTTTTTCACTAATACAGATTGAGACTGAGATAATTTTGTCCCAGTCTCTTTTTTTGTTACTTACTAATCTCTCAGTGTTTTTTAAGAAATTTAGTTATAAGACCGTATGTATGTTTAGCTAGTATCTTCTTTACTTTGATAGAGTAGACATGGAGTTTGGTAGAAAAGGTGGCTAGCTAATAATATGTAGTTGAAGAGTGAGGTTGGTTTCCAAGACTGCTTGTTGTAGCTTAGTTTATTCTAAAAATTCAAATAAGGAGCGTAAAAAGCAGACAAACCAGTGATAAACTATAAGTTGAGAGAAGTAAACTATTGGTCGATTGAGTTTGTAAGAAAAGGTGCTACAATATAATTAGCAAATGGAGGGAGGAAAAATCTGATGAAAAAACAAACACTAGGTATGATGATTTCATCATTAAGGAAAGCAAAAGGGATGACACAGTTAGAACTGGCTGAAAAGATGGGGGTCACTGATAAGGCTGTTTCAAAATGGGAAAGAGATTTATCCTATCCAGATATTAATACCATTCCTAAATTAGCAGACCTGTTTGATACATCGGTAGATGAGCTGATGCAAGGACAGACAGTGATGAAAGAAAACAAGAAAAATAGAAAATCTGATATTGTTGACACCGTGTTGAGAGGACTTGGAGTAGCCATGGGGATTGTTGTAGTGGTTTTATCTGCTTTAGGAAAAGTGGACACTAAGGCTGCACTGACAACGCTTGGACTTGGTTTAGCCAGCCTTTCTATCTCCTCACTAAAGGATAGAAACGAATGAGAATAATTGTTAAAGGCGTTGGTGAAATAATTATCGCCTTTTCTGGTAAGTTTTCATATTCAGGTCATCTAGAGATTTTACATAGGGTTATATTACAATGGTAATAAGATTCTCGCAAGCATCTGGGAACAGGGAAAAAGAGGAGGGAAAAATGGACGCTTTTAAGCATATCAATCCTAAGTTTTTAGTATGGTAAAGAATTATTCGGGTGCACAATTTGTCAAAGACCTTGTAGCTAGATTATCGTGGCAATTATTGCCTTACCATTGTCAATTGCTTTAGCGATTGCTTCGGGGGTCAATCCAGAGCAAGCTCTTTATACAGCTGTTGTAGTTGGTTTTTTCATTTCCTTTTTTAGGTGGGAGTCGTGTTCAGATTGGTGAGCCAACAGCCGCTTTAGTTGTTATCATTTATGGAATTATTGCGCAATACGGTCTGGCTGGTCTGACAGTAGCTACTTTCTTAGCTGGTCTAATGCTCATCGGCATGGGTTTGTTGCATTTTGATGATCTGATTAAATTTATTTCAAAGACCATCACTGTTGGATTTACCCTTGGAATTGCCGTTGGAATCATCGTTGGACAAATCAAGGACTTATTTTGTCTGAACAAGGTAAAAATGTCTTAATTCTTCGTATGCGCAGTGTGTCTGCAATGGATATTTCGGGATTGGATGCTCTTGAAGAGATCCTTGGCAAATGTCAACGAACAACCTTACCATATCATGGAAAAAGCAAGCTTTATTGATAGAGTTGGTGCAGACAACTTTTGTGCTAATATTGATGTCGCTTTAACGCGCGCAGCTAGTTTAGAAAAGTAATTGAGTTTTCCACTATTCGTCAAATGTATCAATGTTTGGTAAAAATCTGATTTCGTTTAGCTCTACTTGATAAAGAAAAACTATCACTTTGATAAAAATCAAATAATAGTCAAGAAGGAAAATATTTGATATGATAAGATTTATCTTAATGAAAGAGGTTATTATAGGAATATGAAAAAAGTGTTGAAATATTCTTCTTTAACAGCCCTTGGGCTTCTGACAATAGGAGCTTTAGCAGCATGCTCCAATTCAAAATCAACGACTTCATCTGCTAAAATAGAAATTAAAGTTGCAACGAATGCTTCACCAAAGCCATTTAACTATGAAGAAAATGGGAAACTAACAGGTTATGAAATCGAAGTAGTTCGTGCGATCTTCAAAGATTCTGACAAATACAAGGTCAAATTTGAAACGACAGAGTGGTCTGGTATTTTCGCTGGTCTAGATAGCGATCGCTACCAAATGGCGGTCAACAATATCAGCTATACAAAAGAACGTGCAGGCAAGTATTTGTATGCAGCTCCAACTGCTAAAAATCCAAACGTTTTAGTGGTGAAAAAAGACGATAAAAGTATCCAATCGCTGGATGATATTGGTGGTAAAACAACAGAAGTTGTACAAGGGACAACGACTGCAGCACAATTAGAAAAATACAATCAAGAACATTCTAGCAATCCAACGAAAATTAGCTATACAAAAGCAGATTTTCAACAGATTATGAGTCATTTAAACGACGGTAAGTTTGATTATAAGATTTTTGATAAAATTGGTGTTGAAACAGTCATTAAAAATCAAAAACTGGACAACTTGAAAGTGATTGATTTACCAAGTGATCAACAACCTTATGTTTATCCGCTTTTAGCAAAAGGACAAGATGAGTTGAAAACATTTGTTAATAAGCGCATTCAAGAGTTGTATAAAGACGGAACTCTGGAAAAATTATCTCAAAAATTTTTTGGTGGTAGTTACTTGCCAGCGGAAGCAGATTTGAAATAAGAGAATGTAAAGCCAGCTAGTTTCAAAGTTTCAGCTGGTTTTCTTACACAAAACAGTTATAGTTTATAGCTATACCTTTTGTTATGAAATAACAATTTGTCAATCAGCTAAATATGTGCGATACTATTTTCATAAGATTTTTAAAGGAGACAGAAAATGAAATTGAAAAAATGGTTTGGAATAATGGCTCTAGCAGCTGCAGCAGTGATTGGCTTAGCAGCTTGTGGTTCAGGAAATAAAAGTGATAACGCCAAAACGGTTAAGATTGGTGTGATGACAAAGAGCGACTCAGAAGAAAAACGCTGGGACAAGATCCAAGAATTGTTGAAAAAAGACAATATTAAATTGGAATTTACAGAATTTACGGACTACTCGCAACCAAATAAAGCGGTTGCTGATGGTGAAGTGGATATCAATGCTTTCCAACATTACTATTTCTTGAACAATTGGAACAAGGAAAACAAGCAAGACTTAGTCGC
This Streptococcus anginosus DNA region includes the following protein-coding sequences:
- a CDS encoding nucleotidyltransferase, which gives rise to MTVTGIIAEFNPFHNGHKYLLSQAEGVKIVAMSGNFVQRGEPAIVDKWTRAEMALRNGADLVVELPFLVAVQSADYFAQGAVDILERLSVNKLTFGTEEVLDYQYFSQIYGDNRQKMVDYIQDLPDDLSYPQKTQKMWEKFAGVKFTGNTPNHILGLSYAKACVNKAIELLPIKRQGAGYHSQEENLKYASATALRERLNCPDFLEKFTPAHELLIQSPKVTWSALYPLLRYQIISHPDLTSFYQVNQELAVRLQEAVKTSYSVEELVEQVATKRYTKARIRRILTYILVGARNDQLPSGIHILGFTQAGREHLKKMKGKTDFISRIGQEPWDSLTQRADCIYQLGNAQLEEQNFGKIPIIVD
- a CDS encoding YebC/PmpR family DNA-binding transcriptional regulator; amino-acid sequence: MGRKWANIVAKKTAKDGANSKVYAKFGVEIYVAAKKGEPDPESNSALKFVIERAKQAQVPKHVIDKALDKAKGNTDETFTEGRYEGFGPNGSMLIVDTLTSNVNRTAANVRSAFGKNGGNMGASGSVSYMFDNKGVIVFAGDDADSVFEQLLEADVDVDDVEAEDGSITVYTAPTDLHKALTALRESGVEEFQVTELEMIPQSDVTLSGEDLETFEKLYAVLEDDEDVQKIYTNVEGF
- a CDS encoding helix-turn-helix domain-containing protein — translated: MKKQTLGMMISSLRKAKGMTQLELAEKMGVTDKAVSKWERDLSYPDINTIPKLADLFDTSVDELMQGQTVMKENKKNRKSDIVDTVLRGLGVAMGIVVVVLSALGKVDTKAALTTLGLGLASLSISSLKDRNE
- a CDS encoding amino acid ABC transporter substrate-binding protein, whose amino-acid sequence is MKKVLKYSSLTALGLLTIGALAACSNSKSTTSSAKIEIKVATNASPKPFNYEENGKLTGYEIEVVRAIFKDSDKYKVKFETTEWSGIFAGLDSDRYQMAVNNISYTKERAGKYLYAAPTAKNPNVLVVKKDDKSIQSLDDIGGKTTEVVQGTTTAAQLEKYNQEHSSNPTKISYTKADFQQIMSHLNDGKFDYKIFDKIGVETVIKNQKLDNLKVIDLPSDQQPYVYPLLAKGQDELKTFVNKRIQELYKDGTLEKLSQKFFGGSYLPAEADLK